In Desulfosediminicola ganghwensis, a single window of DNA contains:
- a CDS encoding SAM-dependent methyltransferase, translated as MSDTIIRNDLTLKFEDSEEISRQQDAPEAIEAKAWEIISGGWLHHGYFDEANVDASLAEGAERFARMMIDKTSISAGQTFCDLGCGVGRTAIMLAAERGCFVEGVTNSYHQQQIATRHAWLAGLDHLVAFHLEDARDLPFAGESMAGGWFFESISRIGHEKALIEARRVLKSGSTLLIADLYLRGEAQRGFCQYAVREMQTQIIRLQAYREVLADCGFEVVELEDVSTFVGKPFPQKFAEAFHLHRHEIAHLVGEKEVKRWLEVHETIARNTGYITVAAKAV; from the coding sequence ATGAGCGATACCATCATCAGAAACGATCTCACTTTGAAGTTTGAAGATTCTGAAGAGATAAGCCGTCAGCAGGATGCGCCTGAGGCGATTGAGGCCAAGGCGTGGGAGATTATTTCAGGTGGTTGGCTGCACCACGGCTATTTTGATGAAGCCAATGTAGATGCCAGTCTGGCGGAGGGGGCTGAGCGATTTGCCCGGATGATGATTGATAAGACCTCCATTTCCGCCGGACAGACTTTTTGTGATCTGGGTTGTGGGGTCGGCCGTACGGCTATTATGCTGGCTGCAGAGCGGGGCTGCTTTGTAGAGGGCGTGACCAACAGTTATCACCAGCAGCAAATTGCGACTAGACATGCCTGGCTGGCGGGTCTGGATCATCTGGTGGCATTTCATCTTGAAGATGCCAGGGATCTGCCCTTTGCCGGAGAGTCGATGGCCGGTGGCTGGTTTTTCGAGTCGATCTCACGCATAGGCCATGAAAAGGCGCTGATCGAGGCAAGACGGGTCTTGAAAAGTGGTTCTACACTCCTCATTGCAGACCTTTACCTGCGGGGGGAGGCCCAGCGCGGCTTTTGCCAATATGCGGTTCGGGAGATGCAAACTCAAATCATCCGCTTGCAGGCGTATCGTGAGGTGCTCGCCGATTGTGGTTTTGAAGTTGTTGAACTGGAAGACGTGAGCACATTTGTCGGTAAACCTTTTCCGCAGAAATTTGCCGAGGCCTTTCACCTCCACCGACATGAGATCGCTCATCTTGTCGGGGAAAAAGAGGTTAAAAGATGGCTCGAGGTTCATGAGACAATTGCCAGAAATACCGGCTATATCACTGTTGCTGCCAAAGCTGTGTAA